The sequence CACCAccaaattctttaaaagtcagacaaaatgattttctcaatttttttttcacattttgtctctcatagttgaggtctacctatgatgtcaattaccggcctctctcatctttttaagtgggagaacttacacaattggtgactgactaaatacttattttccccactgtatttatttattttcttgatTATGGTCCTTCTTGAGTTTTGGGTTTGTCTAATTGATTTCATTAGTGATGTTGGTTTCTAGCTTAtgctgattattattattattattattgttattattgtgtgtttgttcgtATTTGAATGTTAATCTTGATTAAATGTCTGATTTAAGATTATGCATTTTTTCTAATAATAACTGTTAAGGGTTTCtatttgtttatatttgtaTGAATAAAGAACGCCAGTTTACACACGTTGACTTctgtgtctatctctctcttaaGGGAAATGGATGTTTGTACCGTGCCGCAGGTTTGCGCCTAGGCCTGAGGCCGGTAacatttgctttttaaaccccgttacttgaacttttacttatatttttttgctgttgtgtagcaattttttatattttcaggcaggcatattttatttaaaatatttttgacattttgcacagtgcctgtctgttcgatatgcgcactgacggtgacttttttttgttaatgttctctaacatttcattaaaaaataaataaataaataaaagcttaataaagccaacctaccatgtttattcatttatctgagtgttttaggtttttactttgaagtggaaaaaagtcctgaatgagaacgggatcccacTTAATGTgctctagatttaaaaaacccagattcgactattagtcgactagaggggaaaatctgacgaatcagattcgactatgaaaatctttagttgaagacacctctacACATGTCCCTGTATTCTGGAATTGTATTATCACTGCATGCATGCATATGTATTCctgtgtgttctgctattttagACATGCATGTCTATTAATTTGTATGTTTTAGAATCATAGACATGCATATCCATATATTCCTGTGCTGCTATTTTAGACATATAAACACCCTTGCATTCTGGTGTGGTATTATTTTAGACTTATGTATAACCAGgtatcaacatgtaatgtgTTAAATTGGgtgtatgcatatctatgtattattTTGTGTGCCATTAGTTCAAATGTAAGCATATCCATGTGTTCTTGTGTGACCTCGgattcatgcctgtctgtgtATTATGTGCCATTTATTGTCTAAAGTGGGAATTAAGAGTGGCTCAATGTTCAGAATGATAGAACCAAACTAATACTTAATTAGAAGAGTAATACAAGTCAATTTATTTAGGAGTAGGGGATTCTCTTTGCCTTGAATTGTGCTGCAGCTCTATACCTAGTCTGCTTTTTGTCATCCGTTAACTAGACCTGGGCAGAAGGGCAGTTGTCAcgatgcgctctctctctctctcctcctcctcaaggAACTTCCTTTCCAGACAGAGGTAATGAATATTCAGTAATCAAGATCCAGTGGTCAACAGTGTAGTGACCAATGGGTGTATTAAGATCATGCCCCTAAAAGTGATGCCCAAAGACCACAACCATATTTGAACCAAGTTTGAGTCCAGCCTCCAATAAGATCTTCCTTATTTTATTTCTCGAGAAAAGACATCTTTAaaacatgtttatcaaaattcaatttttacaatttaaagtttaatattttttaatacaattTAAAATCATAGTTTACAAGTATTTTATCTAGCTCAAATACAAAATTGAAACAACTCTACATTTctaatataaaaatgtatttccAAAAACAATTTCCACATACTGATGAGACATCAACACTAACAAATGTAATAAGATTTTAATAAACAGATGCCAAAACATTTAATGACACATTCATTAATCCTCATGTAAAAAATCCCACACAAGCTATGAGAGTATCATATGCAGTATTTAATTATCAGATCTGGGCCAGTTTCTTAAGTGTGTCAATCAAAATCATAAATTGGTAGCCTAAGCAAGAATGAACTCAAACATAATAAGCAACTCCCTTAAACATCTAAAACTATGACTTAAGGCATTTATAAGGACAAAAGAATTTAACATCTTGAATATCTTCTTATGGTCACATCTTAGACACATGAACCAAAAGTGATTAATAAAAAGTCAATAGTCAACAGTCAAGGGAAATGAAAAAATATAGTTCTTCCATTTTAAAGTAAAATGTGTAACATATCATGCAtaattttaagtatactttttaCATGTTCTTAATGTCATAAAAGACATTGAGTGAAAAGTGACTTAAGTGAAAAGATGAAGCAGCTCTTTTAAACTATATGTCACCACTGGCAACttttcactactatcctgtccctttatttttaaatgcaaaGACTTAATTTTCCAGTTGTTTCCATCCAGAGGAGCACGGATAAGTCCAAACACTTGCTCAAAGATTCCAAGGCAAGTGTTATCCCGATGTATGGTACCAGCAACTACCACCAATACCAATCCATGAGGAGTAGAAAAACACTGCAGGCCTGGATACTCTAGATTAGGGCAGAAAATtagcctctcctcctccacaagAGCTAAAAGCCGTCGGCAGACAAGATCTGCTCCATGGAACTCCTCTTTTTGCTGTTCTCCAGTATAAGAAAGAATAAGTAGTCTCACTTCCTCCCAAAAGTGCTGGGGTCCCCACTCCTGTACGGGCTGTCTTACTGTGGGATTCTGAGAGTTGAAAATGTGGAAATACCACTGGCAAAATTGTTTACCTAATGTTGAAGGATCTGCTAAACCGTCTCCTTCGTCTGAATGACCTGGGTTGCTGTCATTCACTGAGTTCTGAAAGTGGAAGTCCTACAATGGTAAACAACAT comes from Brachyhypopomus gauderio isolate BG-103 unplaced genomic scaffold, BGAUD_0.2 sc40, whole genome shotgun sequence and encodes:
- the cunh3orf38 gene encoding uncharacterized protein C3orf38 homolog isoform X2; translated protein: MSAFSQHELNGCRKLLKLLQADDLLTLKDTVTNRTISVENSREAIEAILTYSKNSEELLKRKKVHREILFKYLTAEGVVVPPSSEKQQLVKRTLELWSSGNNSVNDSNPGHSDEGDGLADPSTLGKQFCQWYFHIFNSQNPTVRQPVQEWGPQHFWEEVRLLILSYTGEQQKEEFHGADLVCRRLLALVEEERLIFCPNLEYPGLQCFSTPHGLVLVVVAGTIHRDNTCLGIFEQVFGLIRAPLDGNNWKIKSLHLKIKGQDSSEKLPVVTYSLKELLHLFT
- the cunh3orf38 gene encoding uncharacterized protein C3orf38 homolog isoform X1, with the protein product MSAFSQHELNGCRKLLKLLQADDLLTLKDTVTNRTISVENSREAIEAILTYSKNSEELLKRKKVHREILFKYLTAEGVVVPPSSEKQQLVKRTLELWSSGNDFHFQNSVNDSNPGHSDEGDGLADPSTLGKQFCQWYFHIFNSQNPTVRQPVQEWGPQHFWEEVRLLILSYTGEQQKEEFHGADLVCRRLLALVEEERLIFCPNLEYPGLQCFSTPHGLVLVVVAGTIHRDNTCLGIFEQVFGLIRAPLDGNNWKIKSLHLKIKGQDSSEKLPVVTYSLKELLHLFT